From Clostridiisalibacter paucivorans DSM 22131, one genomic window encodes:
- a CDS encoding sigma-54 interaction domain-containing protein encodes MEKDLLLDLINDSISEGVHVIDEYGKTLVYNQTMAELEGLTVNEVIDKNLLDVLPSLKNESTLLKVLETGQPIIEKVQTYFNKEGKQITTLNSTFPITQQSKVIGAIEVAKDISKIKKLKEQALFLENSVEQDESEKNKRNIYRFEDIIGYSPQILNAKQIARMASKTFSNVLIIGESGTGKELFAQSIHSASNRKDKPFVAENCAALPETLLEGLLFGTSKGGFTGAIDRPGLFQQADGGTLMLDEINSMPLNLQVKLLRAIQEGKFRPIGSESEQHVDVRIIAVTNEDPVKSIKKGKLRKDLFYRLSVVNLFIPPLREREGDIDILTDYFIEKLSKKMDKRVGGLDDSVKDFFHKYSWPGNVRELEHLLEGAINLIESNEKITVEHLPYHLKRNISNQFDIDSLKTKKVNICKYEKIKKGEIDLSTYLKEVEEEVVREALKETDGNISKAAAILGISRQSLQYKIKSKLF; translated from the coding sequence ATGGAAAAAGATTTGCTGTTGGATTTGATAAATGATTCTATTAGTGAAGGAGTCCATGTAATTGATGAATATGGAAAGACATTAGTATATAATCAAACCATGGCAGAACTGGAAGGATTAACTGTTAATGAAGTGATTGATAAAAATTTATTGGATGTATTACCTTCACTAAAGAATGAGAGTACTTTACTAAAGGTTTTAGAAACTGGACAACCTATAATTGAAAAGGTACAGACATATTTTAATAAAGAAGGTAAACAAATTACTACATTAAATTCTACTTTTCCCATAACACAACAAAGTAAAGTTATAGGGGCGATAGAAGTAGCAAAAGATATAAGTAAAATAAAAAAACTCAAGGAGCAAGCCTTATTTTTGGAAAATTCAGTGGAGCAGGACGAAAGTGAAAAAAATAAGAGAAATATATATAGATTTGAAGATATAATTGGATATTCCCCACAGATATTAAATGCAAAACAGATAGCTAGAATGGCAAGTAAAACATTTTCCAATGTACTTATCATTGGGGAATCAGGAACAGGAAAGGAGCTTTTTGCTCAAAGTATTCATAGTGCCAGTAATAGAAAAGATAAGCCTTTTGTTGCAGAGAATTGCGCTGCTTTGCCAGAAACCCTTTTAGAAGGGCTACTTTTTGGGACATCTAAGGGAGGATTTACTGGTGCTATAGATAGGCCTGGTTTATTTCAACAAGCTGATGGAGGAACATTGATGCTTGATGAGATAAACTCTATGCCATTAAATCTTCAAGTTAAATTATTAAGAGCTATACAGGAGGGGAAATTTAGGCCTATCGGTAGCGAAAGTGAACAACATGTAGATGTTAGAATTATAGCAGTAACCAATGAAGATCCTGTTAAGTCTATAAAAAAAGGAAAGTTAAGAAAGGATTTATTCTATAGATTAAGTGTAGTTAATTTATTTATTCCTCCTTTAAGAGAAAGGGAAGGAGATATAGATATTTTAACAGATTATTTTATAGAAAAACTTTCTAAAAAAATGGACAAGAGGGTGGGAGGATTAGATGATTCGGTTAAGGATTTTTTCCATAAATATAGTTGGCCAGGTAATGTCAGAGAATTAGAACATTTGTTGGAAGGGGCTATAAATCTTATCGAAAGTAATGAAAAAATAACTGTAGAGCATCTACCATATCATCTAAAAAGAAATATCTCGAATCAGTTTGATATAGATTCATTAAAAACTAAGAAAGTCAATATTTGTAAGTATGAAAAGATTAAAAAAGGAGAAATTGATTTATCTACTTACCTAAAAGAAGTAGAAGAAGAAGTTGTTAGAGAAGCATTAAAAGAAACTGATGGGAATATATCTAAAGCAGCAGCGATACTAGGTATTTCTAGGCAATCATTACAATATAAAATTAAAAGCAAATTGTTTTAA